In Gracilinanus agilis isolate LMUSP501 chromosome 1, AgileGrace, whole genome shotgun sequence, the sequence aatgaggagTTAGTTAAGAATGACCCCATGGCTGCAAACCTGAGTAACTGGAAGGATAGTAGTATCAACAGAAATAAAGAGGTAATCAGTCAACAAgtcaagtatttactaagtatctattatgtgccaagcaacAAGGatccaaaaacaaagaaagaatcaatATCTACTCtggaggagcttatattctaatggaatgaGTTCAGTTTGAGTCATGTTGATTTTGAGGACATTCTGTTTAAAATGTCAAGTGGGCAGTTTGGTAATACAGGAAtggagctcaggaaagagacTAAATATATGGCTATACTACATATAGAATCATAATTATCTAAATATGAGAAATTATTACATGGGGGAAAAAGCTCTTATAGTAATTTTCTATGGTATTTAGCTTTCTGCCTTGTCTTGCCTGTAATGAAACAGAAGCTGAACATATAATACTAAGCTTGTAGGGCAATGCTGTGCATGAGAACATAAGGATTACATAGCATTTAGTTGCTTCATTTGATGCCCACCACAACCTGGAAAGGTTAAGTGCCATTATCCCacttttattgatgaggaaactgaagatgggTGAGGTCATATGATTTGCCCAGCTACTAAGTATTTAAgaagggatttgaatccaggtctttctgactctaacaCTTCCATCTACTATGCCACTATACTTTTGGGATCACTAAGTTAAATTTCCAAAGGCATAATAAACTAATTCTTGCCTGCAAAACCTAACTTAAAATTAAAAGGCTTACGATGCTTAGGAATGGGGGAAAATTACCTGCCCTCAACCGCCAAAACATAAACCTTATGAAAAGCAGGCCCAGTTCTTTAGCAAGACGCCTTATATAACGTTAACGCTAATGGGGAAATCATTAATGTAAAATGCatgcagcaacaacaaaaagctgATTGCTTTCCAAGGATCAACCAAGCTACGTACGGAAAGGATCATCACCAGCAGGCTGTCCAGTGGGTGATGAATTCTTTGCCCATGGCAACCTatgaatcaaagaaaagaaatctgaaattcACTCCTCTCTCatacctcccccccccacccttccttctttctacctcGCCCTTTactcccccctccacccccacacccccacaGCGCCGCTATTTAAGCAAAGCATAGGTTACTTTCCAACTCAAGTCTCTATTGGGGCGGGCACGTCGCGGGATTCCGAGCCTGATGGGGTCTTCAAGATCGTTTAGGCTGGGGGAGGGCAAAGGATTGCTCAAGGCCCCAACGTGGTGAGGGGCGAGCCTGGACCCCGTCCCGCCTAGGCATTTCCCCAACCCCGCCTCCGGGAAACGGCAGCTTCCTCAGGATCAGATCCGCAAACAGGTTTCATTCACGGGCCTTGCTCCTTACCTGCAGAGCCCCCGGGGGGAGCTGGGCGGCTGAGGGGAAAGCCAGAGCACCGCGAGCGCGACCGCCGCCGCTAGAGGGGGAAAATAGGGAGGAGCCTAGTGGGGCCGAGGCTGCGGCAGGCAAATCCGCACCTCCGGAACAGGAAACCAGGGAGTAAAGGGCAGGACTGCGGTTCGCGCGGCAGCCATGCGGAAGGCGCATGCGCTCCAAGTTCTCTCCGAAATTGGAAAAGGTGCATGTACATCAGGAAGAGCGAAGTCGGAAAGTCCAATCAGCTCTGTGCATCCCTCATGAGGAGGAGGGATCTGGGCTGTATttgccctcctttccttcttccacaTCCGGGTGAAAACTAATATTTCCggtaatttttttcttgctcCTATAGAGTTTGTagttcttggttttcttttctctttttctctcctttgcttctttttcacCTTCTCCTATGGAACGTTCGCAAGCCTGAGGTTCCATCTTGGAACTCTGGAGGCCTCGGAGTTCTAGGCACGAATAAAAATGACTCACGCCCCGGACGAGCGTCCTCACCTCAGAGTCTACCCCAAATTACCCGTGTGGGTAGTGGAGGATCACCAGGAGGTAAGAGGTTGTTAGAACCAGGAGTGCAACAGCCTTTAAACCGCAACTCCGACCTATCACCCTGTACTCAGTAAACTCTAGAGCTCCCTGTCACCCTAAGGATCATATACAAGGTTTTCTGTTTGGCGTTCAAAACTCTTCTTGCACTCGTTCTTTTTTCTCTGCCGTCCTCCTGTCTCCCGTCACACATGCTTCCGCAGTCATAGGGACACTGGCTCTCCAAGCTGCTCTGAGAACGGAACCGGACGAACCATGCCTCAGCTCTTGGCATTTCTCTGGCCGTCTCCAGTGCTCTCACTCTTCACTGGCTACTTTTGAGGCCCCGCTAAAATCGCGCCCTTTACAGAAagcttttcccaacccctcttaatacCAGGGTCTTCCTTCTCTTAATGATTTAGCCTGTGCATAACTTGCTTTGtagatatttgtttgcatattgtatTTCCCACTTGATCATAAGCTCCTTTGTGTCTCTGTCCTCAACCCTTAGCTTGGGCCCTGACATGTCGtgggtgcttaagaaatgttgatTGATTTAGGGGTTATgcacattagttttgtttatttgttggaaTTACTGGTTTAAGGCCTTCATggtaattaataaatagaaaatctACCTTAGAGTCAGGAATGAATTAAACATTATTAATGTCTGCTCTGCCCTAGGTACTTCTCTAAATGCTTCAGATTCAAAGAAAGGCCAAACACAGGCAAGGTGCTTTCAGTCTGAGGGGGTATTAGCATTGAAACAATTAAGAATATGGAAAGGGTTATAATATTGTCTTGGAGTAAGTTGAGTAGGTGATGCCAATAATTAACCAGCAACCCAGAGGTAGAGGTCAAAATTTCCTCAGTGAGACACACCATCAGAAGTTGGTGAACCTATATCAAGGGAGGCAATGTTCCTAGGTTTAGCGTATAACAGGAAGGAATGTGTCCTTTTTAGCAGTCATTGcaatcagtcagtaaatatttaataagtatttggaATCCAGTTGTCCACAGTATCTAAGACTGAAGAGAGGACTAGGAAAATGAGGCTTGAGAAAAACCTGATAAATTTGgtaactaagagatcattagtatctttggagaaagcagtttcctTAGAATGATTAGGTCAAAAGCCAGATTGTAAAGAATTAGTATGAGAGAAAATGGAGATACCCATTGTAGATGGCCTTTTCTTTCCtggtagatcagtgattcccaaagtgggcgctaccaccccctggtgggtgctgcagtgattcaggggagcagtgatggccacactttttttgtattacattctgttctgagttcaatagtttcataatttccagggggcgctaagtaatattttttctggaaagggggctgtaggccaaaaaagtttaggaagcACTGCcatagatgaaagaaaaaaaaataggctcCCTTCTCAGTATTCAGCTCTTGATCTCAGGTTGAGTGGAGCAATGAGTAGGACTGTGGTATTGAACTTTTTAAAACTGTGATCcatttactcatttaaaaaattactattaaagaatttgttttgttttaccagATGCTTCAAATGGCAGTCACTACACTAGATCTGGAACTAATACTTTTAGGAAGCTTTGGCCTTAAGTCTTCAGGTCTATATAGCCTTGAGGAACattgagagggaagaggaagaattcaGGTAGTAAAATGTGCCATTCTAGGCACAGAATCAATAGAATCTTTTAACTAAAAAAGACTCAAGAGCTATCATTTccacaccttcattttataagtaaggaaacgGGTCCCAAAGAAGTTGAAGATTCTCTTAGATCATACAGTAAGTTGTTTTCAGAGACAAGACTAGATAGAATTCAAGGGCACTGACTTAGAAATAGCAATTTGTCATCATCAGCAATAAGTAATATTATGTTATTCCCATTTAAACTGTTAACACTTTTCTTAGTCCATAGTAATATACTTTTATCATACTATTTTCAAAACTAAttcaatgctttcattttttccattatctctTACAGGTCTTGCCTTTTATATACCGAGCTATTGGCTCAAAACATCTTCCTGCCAGTAAcataatttttgttcattttgattCTCATCCTGACCTCCTTATTCCCGTGAATATGCCAGCAGATACTGTGTTTGACAAGGAAGCTCTCTTTGGGTAATGTATATTCAATATGCATCATTTCTCATGTTATGACCAGTTTAATGCATATTTCTTGCAAGTGATCCCTGGCTTCTGAGTCATAGAATCTCATACATTACTATTTCACCAGATGAGTGAGCTTAAACATAATGATACTTCCCCCTTGTTACATTGGAATCAATCTATTCCTTCtcatcctctctcttctccattttcttcaaaGATCCCACAAAGAGAATTATCTGGTGTACTTTGGGTCTTCTTTGAGGGTCTTTATACATGTCTGTGGTACTAGTGGAACACTGTTCATCTgttatcctttctctttccacAGGAGCAGACACTTTCTTTTCTGATTGTGCATTTCCTGAGTTTCCCTTATATCACTGGggtcaagctcaaatagaaacaaataactATCAACacatatttacttagaaaacaacaaattaacattatattttcttttgtatttattgttacaatatagaaatgctattggTTTTTATGTATTCCACTTTCTCTGagatctctttttctctgtttctttggtCTATGAGGTTGTCTAAGGAAGCCATTGTGTTATTTGCAAATAGGGATTAACTTTGTCTTTCTTTCACCTATGCTTATGCctttagtttctttctctttacattaCTGCTAGGGTTAGCATTTGTAGGAGTATGTCACATAACATTAGAGAAAGAGGCATTCTTTACTCCTTTATTTAAAAAGACTTCTAGTGTTTATTGTATATATGCTAATTTTTGGTCAAACACATACATTTTAAATGTGGTTCTCCTTTTATGGTCTGTTTCATCTACTAATAAGAATCaagtttgtgatttttttttatctagacttatgattttattggtattttgAATTACAAGTGAGTGACCCCTTCCCCTCAATCTCCCTGCAAATGCATAAAGATCTCTACTTTGTGCTTATATTCTTAGAGAGATTCCTGAGTgactgaaagattaaatgatttccctaaatCTGTTTTAGAGGCTCTTGGATTCACTTCCTGACTCAGGTGCCTGCCTTTTATCCTCTGAGCCATATTTAACTCTTTAGAATAATCaattgattgttttcctaatgctgCATTATCTTGGCATCTCttatttaaatcaaatttaattttgctgagtttttttttttaactatagatttccttttattttaactttcaCAAAAGCCTATAGATTCCCTCCAGCCTTCActgttccctccctctctcccctgcccCTTTCTGGTGAGATATTGATCCTTAGGAAAATacgatagggggcagctgggtagctcagtggattgagagtcaggcctagagacaggagatcctaggttcaaaactggcctcagacacttcccagctttgtgaccctgggcaagtcacttgacccccattgcccacccttaccactcttccacctaggagccacctaggaacacagaagttaagggtttacaaaaaaaaaaaaaaaaaaaaaaaaaaaaggaaaatattgtaattctttcattttcatttctttcagtagCATTTTTATagtttggaattttaaaatcaagcaaataTTGATGCAAATGTGTATTTCTATAGTAAGTGTTAACATGTTAattgatgatttttaaatgaaaaatttttttaaatttataacttaaatgtttccttcattccttttctaGGGAGTTGAGTATTGAGAACTGGATTATGCCTGTAGTCTATGCAGGTCATTTTTCTCATGTAATATGGCTCCATCCATCATGGGCtcaacaaattaaggagggcaaacATTGTTTTTTAGTGGGCAAGGACACCTCTACTACAACTATCAGGTAACACATGATCCTTTCCCTAGGCATAAAAAGGGTTAAATGTTCCTTATGTCTTTTAATTATAGCTAAATAGGATAATAACAATTGCTCACATCTAAGCCTTATAAGGCTTAGAAAGTACCCTTCGCCCCAAATACCCTGGGTCTAAATACCTCtttctcagatgagaaaactgggtcTTAGGTAAGTATAGTATCTTGACCTGAGCCAAAAAACTGGTAATTGGCACATCTGGTATTTGAAGTCGGGTTTCTTCATATGGATCCAATCTCTCTACTCTACagatgcatttattaaattcacACATGCACATAGCACTTTTATATTTTGCCCTTAAATTTAAGATGATGTTCAAATCTTTTAAAGTATATAGAATTCTTAATTCTAATCTTAGTTCATCCAGTGATTGATTTCATGGCATGCAGTGTCTCTTTggctatttaattaaataatgcaAAACCTATAATAGAGTATGTAACATACACTattaaacccttttttttttatttcattttccttttcaaatgttTTCTCACTTTTATCTCTGTGGAAACTCATTTTTATCTAAtgttcttcaatttttaaaagttttgtctCACACTAAAAGGTAGTacaaatgtcctcattttatatgtgaggaaattgagacttagagGATTTAAATGTCAATAGtcaagttttctgactcccatttcatcattctttttcCCAAATCACCATTGGTATTAAATGTTTCTTATTGCTGGTTTTTATTTCTGTGTAGATTTTGGTAAATACTGTTTTGTCATCAAAAATTGAgtgaccaggggcagctgggtagctcagtggaatgagagtcaggcctagagacaggaggtcctaggttcaaacccggcctcagccacttcccagctgtgtgaccctgagcaagtcacttgacccccattgcccacccttaccaatcttccacctatgagacaatacaccgaagtacaagggtttattaaaaaaaaatcctaaaaaaaaaaaaaaatgagtgaccAGATAAGCTGTTTTAGGTAAAATAAGATTCTTCTTATCATAGGTCAATTTAGTgaataaatgtatttctttttttttttacttgcattTAATTTCTAGCCATTTTTATCCAGTTACTaaaattattacattaaattttttctgTATCAGGATCACATTTTTAGAGCTTCAAGAccattaattataaataatttaaaaatctaaagtgCTTAAATCACATATATCAGTCACATCATTTATTATACATGATTAGTTTTCATTCTGTACACTAATACAACAAACTTCACTATATATCTTACATTGCTTATGTAATAGTTTTGGAATATCAGAACATTTATGACAGTATTGGGCCTAGATAAAACACTTTAAGCTATCAAAATACAACTTTTTAtaacaatatgaaaatgtactgGAAGTGTTTTTATGTACataataaaattgtttcttttcaatTTGTATGCAAGACTACTTGTCCAACTAATATGGACCTAAAAccaataattttagtaaaaattAAACATGATTTGACGAGTACCAGAGTACCAAATCTGATGTCAGAGAGACCCTAAGCTTGAATTCTGTCCTTTGACATTTAACTAACTTGAGTATaatgagcaagttacttaacttttctaagCCTCAAGCAATTCTTTAATTCTGTAAATTATAGACAACTTGTGCTCTACTTTCTCAGAATGAATTATCACACTGATTAAACCATAGGCCCTTGATGTACTGACAGGATTTTCCACTCCTTAAAACAATTAAACTAGACATAAAAAAAAGCCGGGGGAACCAGATGGAGGGAATTGAATTGTtaactatttttataaaatcacCAAATCTGCTAACTAAAATGTATCTCAGAGATTGTTTAGCCCAAGTTCTTCCTTTTGCAAATGAAATATCAAgttctatattttctttgttgATCCTGAAGGCAAAATATTTGTGAGGTATATTCAGTGAAATGTggttaaattaattaaaagaacatgaatttttcACATAGAATATTAATGATAGAAGAGAACTCAAGATCTTATATAATCCACAGATTGCATGTACAGTAACTTTCTTGGCTAGAATTTGAATACTAATCATCTCACTCTTAACTCTTGTCTTCTTTCTGTTATACTAGGCTACCTTTTCAAATTATAAGTGAGAATGGTTCAGTTGTACTTTAAAATAGTCTCCTTTAGAACATATTCAGTTAGTGTggaaattttatttcctatttagacTGTAAAGGatgtttttttgaaaaataacttattaagataaatatttgtgatctttttcaatttaatttttttaaccaaacTGTTCTATATGAAAAGGAAAGTTTGGTCATTAAAAGACCAAATTTAAAGTACTcccaaaagggagagagaaaaaagtaaatgacAAGTAATATTTTTAGTTGTATCAGAATTGCTCTTGGGAAGCATCTGGTTATACTGATTGTGATTAGTCAATGCTTGTCTTGCTTTTTAAATCTTAAGAACATGCTGATATTTCAAAGGGAAGACAACTACCACCCATGTTCATTTGATTCAGTAAGGTAACTTTCCGTGTTAAATATTATGAAGGCAAATAttgctttactttaaaaaaaaatccattctcagtttttaaaaacctgggaactatattttatttaaaggtaTTTCTTTACAAGTtagcttttttatgtttttaataccTCCTGTTCCTACCATGCACACTGAAATTTTAgcatattttcacatttttctatgaTTCAGGGTTACAAGTACAGATCATTACTTCTTAAGTGATGGTCTTTACGTCAATGAAGACCTGCTAGAGAACCCAAAACCTTTAGAGTTGGATGTAATTCTGGTAAATCCTTCCCAACTGGTCAAGAGTCAAGAAGAAAATGGAGCAGTCCCTTCTGCTAAGAAACTGAAGCTAGCTGCAGAAGAATCACAGAGCGCTGCAGTGACAAACTGTTTCTCTTCAGAaggattttgttcaagccctaaTGCAGAAGGGATGGAAAAATATACAGAATCACAGTTGACTCCCCAAACTTGCACGGAGCCAGCAATTTCAAGCTATTCTGAAGCTCAGGACTGCCATACAAGAACCAGTGCTAGGGAAATCCTCCAAATTCTAAAGAAAGGAGATGCCTTTGTTTTAGATGTtgacttggattttttttcagtcaagaATCCTTTCAAGGAAATGTTCTCTCAGGTAAATTATACTAGTTTGGGTGACTAAAGATATACAAGATGTGGGGTAAAAAATAGGTTTGCGTTTTTCAAAGATTCTCTTTCTCTGCATCAAGAGATGCTTGTGTGTCATTGTTCTTAACTAAACCAACTCTAGGAGAGACTAGCAACATAGAAAACATAGAAAGGCTATTTTGTGAGATCACAGAAGCAAGACAATGTGAGTTCTAGTTAATACTAAGATGTAAGAATTGAGACATAACTGCATTTATAACATGACAACAATGGCACTGTTTAATCAATTGGGCTAATGTTCCATGCCTCTTATATTTGTAGGCACCTACTTGGAAGAAGTATTAACCTTTAAAGTGAGTGAAGCCACTAAGTTTAATGAGTTCTCTTAAGGACATTTTATcatttagaatttaaatttagtgGTGGTTGTTTTATCTATAACTTGATTATCAGAAAccaaaaatattgataaatatcAGTGCTCCATTTTATTGCCTTTACACGATGAATATATAGAGGAAGAAGTTGTGAGTCACTTAGTTGACAACATGCTCCCATGTAACATTAAAGATCACTAAGATTTTATAATGTAGGCTGTATTCAGTGTTTATCTAATATCCATCATTCCTGATTTTCCCCTTCTTGCTATAGAGCACAGTGCATCATGCCCTCTGGAActacaaaaaggagaaaattttctATCTACAGCTCTCCCCATTTCTCTGCTGGAACCAGACGTATGTTGTGTTCAAGTGGAGAATCATTCATCTGGAGCCAATGGCCTCTGTGACCAGTAGCTATCAGAAATTACTAAGTAGCAATCAGAATTCCTTAGAAAGCTGTCATAGTGGAGAGTTCTTGGACATACATTCTAAGGCCCTTTCTACTACCCATATTCCCAGGGGTGATTATGGTGCTACATATGCCTTCCTGTGTAAATGCTGCTATCTAGCAACCATTGCACATGAGCACATAGTGGGAGGGCTATCTTCTACCAGAAAGTCTTGCATAAAACTGCATTAGATTTCAACTCTTCTGTGTACAGGAGCTCTCTGACCAAAATACATCCTATATATCTGGcctttttcttctaagatttccCTATATATTCCCAGAAGTTTGGCCTGGTATCAGGAAAATGTCTGTATGATGAATATCTATTTTGTCTAAAACATTTGTAGTGCAAAATTTATTAacagttaaaaatatttaaattagggGATTTTATTGTGTGCTTCAGAGTAATATAGAATAACAATTATTCTATAAGCTTCAAGGAGTATTTGTACATAACTGATTACATTCATTGTTACATAATAATCATTTGTAAAGAATCCCTGAAAAGACTTGGACCATTTAGACTAAAAATCTGAAGACTACTTTTCATCCAACGTTTCCagaaaaacctttattttttatttatttgttttttagaccttaccttccatcttagaattaatactgtgctttggttccaaggcagaagagtggtatcagttaagcaatgggggttaaatgatttgtccagtgtcacatagcagggaagtatctgaggtcaataggacctcctatctctaggcttgactctcaatccactgagctactgagctGCCCCGCACCCCGAATAACCTTTAAAGAATTATCAAAGAAGTTTTTCTTAGAGATACAGCCATTGTATAGTTTGCATTTTAATATGTATCCTTggaactattaaaaaaatttttcatggatGTTTGTTTTGTCTTCTAGGAAGAATATAAGCTCTTACAAGAACTATACAGTTTTAAAAAGCCAGATACAGACTTGACAGAGGTATGCCAATATTGTGGGGTATGGGGTTTAAAGCTTTAGGATTATGTGCTATGAATGACCAGCAGCTTATTAAGGTAATGACCTCCAAGAGTTACGCATATTCTTTTGTTATTAAACAAATCAGACTCATGATAGAATTAGGGAaacctttccccttttttcctttcttgtggTACTGAAGTTTTCATTGTAATGAGATTTTCTTTGAATTCCGAAATCATATACAGTATTTATACTCCATTCTTAAAGGAAGGTTTGGTAGACTGTGTCGAAGGTCGAGTTCATCAGCTGGAAGACTTAGAAGCTGCTTTTGCAGATCTgtgtgatggtgatgatgaagaaACAGTACAGAGATGGGCTTCAAATCCTGGGTAAGAGGATTTAAGTGGTATTCTTTTTTGCTTCCAGCATCTGAAGAATTTTATTCCCTGTTGCTTAGTGCATTATCttggcttaaaattttttaaatttaaattttaaaaattttaaacttataattacatttaaaaagcaaCCTCTTTTTACAGCTGGAAAAACATTTCTTGCTGAGGGAACTATCTTGAAAACTAAGAATAGACCAAGTGACTTTCATTCCACTTTAACTCTGAGTTCTTACTCCTCTATGGTAGAGCAGGTCCTCCCTAGGAATTTTGTGCTGACAAAACCCTTACTAGTCAAGCACTTGTTAAGTCCATAGATAAAAAAAGGAGACAGTCTGAAATGTGTAGTTGGCATAAGAGAATTTCCATCTCTCTGTTCATAGCAGCACTGTTTCAAGCAAACATCACAGAAATACTGGGTATTTTTCTTTAAGCTACTTTCttagaagaaaactcaaaaggtATAAAAAAAATTACTGCCTCATGTTGATAAATTAGTTATATCTCTGTCACTTGCATCAGCATCTTTAGTATATATTCTGTGTTTCTCAGTTCACTGAGAAATATATTCTTTCCTGGTTTGTGAAAATAAGTAAACAACCAAGGTGTTGATTACAACTGATTTGTTTGAGATCTCAGTTCTTAACCCCTCTGATGCAGTTGTCATGTATATTATTTCTCTCAGCATGTATCCTCTTTACACACACTTGTGCACTCTCAGGTTTAGAAGGTAAGGAGAGAGCCATCCTGAGCTTACCCCAGAGCTAAGCATCTCCTCAACTTCCCTGACCATTCAGGCAAAGAGCTGATAGAAGAAGCCTAGATGATTCAAACTCTAAGCACAATGGACACAAGGGCCCCATGAGCCAGAATGACAAAGGAAGGGAGTAGGTGGGGCAGCTACTACATTAGTTTCTATGTTTGAaatttggaggaaagattagtTTAGGAGGGCTCTCAATATAGATTTGACAGTCATCTGCACAAAGCTGGTTCAGTAGACCCATGGCACCTGATGTTGTCTCCCAAGAGGATGAGAGCAAGAAGGTAAGGTACCACACTTAATGGAGTTGGAGGAAATTGATGATCTGAGGATTTggagagataggaagaaaaataagagcaTGTGGGATTATATTGGCTGaggaaaaagaaactggagaATGGAGAGGATGGTCGGCAGTAGCTGAGAAAAGGTCAGGAAAGTTGAAGAGTAAGAGAAGGACTTGTAAAAGATTTGGGTAAGAGGATGTAAGATCCAAGACACCAGAAAAAGAGGGAAGTTTGATCCCTAAACTCAAGGTTATTtttcgaatgtaatgaacttttggTGTTTAACTGAAAGTTACTCCTTTACATTTGTAGATAAAGAAGGTTCAGATGCCATAATGGATTGAAATAAAtgtatcttttgctttttaaattgaaaagcatAATTTGTtaagcatatatataaatatatatatatgtatatatatatatatattaaactaatGATCTCATGTTTTATTTACTAAACCTTTAGTTGCTAGTTTATTTGGAAGATGGGGGATAAGTCTTAACTTTTCTTCAGCATAGCCTACCTAAGAAGAGTtatgaatttagaatcagaaaccTGGGTTAGCCTCCAAATAGATTTATTATCCAGGCTCTCTTAGATGAGTCATTTattctctgggcttcattttccattgctataaaattaggaggttgaactaaatgagcctttccatctctaaatcctgtgatcctgTGAAATCTACATCCATTTCCATTAAGTTGATCTGAATGAAACAGCCAATTGAATAACATTTTGCCATACAGTTTTTCCAGATGAGTTAAAGCTCAAATAGGCTTTCTGTACTGTCATGGTCACATcacatttcaaaaacatttttctgttctGGATGCCATGTTTTAGAGAAGCAAAAAATTAATAAGCTGGAAATTTTTCCAGAGAGCAACCAGGATTGTGAAAGGCCTTGAATTCACATCTTTTGAGGAACCAGTTGAAGAAACTATGG encodes:
- the C1H5orf22 gene encoding UPF0489 protein C5orf22 homolog, whose amino-acid sequence is MTHAPDERPHLRVYPKLPVWVVEDHQEVLPFIYRAIGSKHLPASNIIFVHFDSHPDLLIPVNMPADTVFDKEALFGELSIENWIMPVVYAGHFSHVIWLHPSWAQQIKEGKHCFLVGKDTSTTTIRVTSTDHYFLSDGLYVNEDLLENPKPLELDVILVNPSQLVKSQEENGAVPSAKKLKLAAEESQSAAVTNCFSSEGFCSSPNAEGMEKYTESQLTPQTCTEPAISSYSEAQDCHTRTSAREILQILKKGDAFVLDVDLDFFSVKNPFKEMFSQEEYKLLQELYSFKKPDTDLTEEGLVDCVEGRVHQLEDLEAAFADLCDGDDEETVQRWASNPGMGSLIPLVQSLKNRTETPDYEMVHQAGLTCDYSELPHHISTEQEIECLVQSLKYLLRNLPKPTLVTIARSSLDDYCPSEQVDTIQEKVLNVLHSLYGTLDIHLEYSANSPPA